In Fusarium oxysporum f. sp. lycopersici 4287 chromosome 12, whole genome shotgun sequence, one DNA window encodes the following:
- a CDS encoding hypothetical protein (At least one base has a quality score < 10) — MAAAFNIVRQSLFAGSPRYTENDLPDLKGKVVAITGSNTGVGKEIPKMVYSKNAKVYMFARTTTKNEKTRDEIKAAFPESRGEWICIQLDLADLDSVQAAAAEFISREDKLHVLFNNAGVGFPEYGSKTKQGYELQLGVNCLGSFALTQRLTPVLVNTAKTSTPGTVRVVWASSTAAFWTSTKKYIERVKSINKQSLFQQYAISKLGNYYHATEYAARHKSDGIISVPLNPGNLDSELWRTQGKFLTWILRKTVFYPPRYGGYVNIFAGFSPEVTLQNSGRFISPWGRLWHALPAMVKGSKTEAEGGTGHAKRFWEWTEEQVSQDVSAPFAKEPLR, encoded by the exons ATGGCAGCCGCATTCAACATTGTGCGCCAGAGCTTGTTTGCCGGCAGCCCAAGATATACAGAAAATGATTTACCTGATCTCAAGGGCAAA GTAGTTGCCATAACAGGCTCAAATACTGGTGTCGGGAAAGAAATCCCCAAGATGGTCTACAGCAAGAATGCAAAAGTCTACATGTTCGCGCGAACAACGACAAAAAATGAAAAGACTCGTGACGAGATCAAAGCTGCCTTTCCAGAGTCACGAGGCGAATGGATCTGCATTCAGCTAGACCTCGCCGACCTCGATAGTGTTCAAGCAGCGGCTGCAGAATTCATCAGCAGGGAAGATAAGCTTCACGTTCTTTTTAATAATGCAGGCGTCGGCTTCCCTGAATATGGCTCCAAGACCAAGCAAGGCTACGAACTGCAGTTAGGAGTCAACTGCCTTGGTAGCTTTGCTCTGACACAGAGACTGACGCCCGTGTTGGTCAATACTGCCAAGACATCTACACCAGGGACTGTTCGCGTAGTTTGGGCATCATCCACTGCTGCCTTTTGGACTTCCACGAAGAAATACATAGAACGAGTCAAATCTATCAACAAGCAGAGCCTGTTTCAACAATATGCAATTAGCAAGCTCGGCAATTACTACCATGCCACGGAATATGCTGCACGCCACAAGAGCGACGGTATTATCTCTGTGCCGCTTAACCCCGGCAATCTCGACTCGGAGCTTTGGCGCACACAGGGTAAATTTCTGACTTGGATCCTTCGAAAAACTGTTTTCTATCCCCCGCGCTATGGCGGATATGTTAATATCTTTGCTGGGTTCTCTCCTGAAGTAACGCTTCAGAACTCAGGCAGATTCA TTTCACCATGGGGAAGGTTATGGCATGCACTCCCAGCAATGGTAAAAGGATCAAAGACGGAGGCTGAAGGAGGAACTGGCCATGCAAAACGGTTCTGGGAGTGGACAGAGGAACAAGTCTCACAAGATGTGTCTGCTCCTTTTGCCAAGGAGCCCCTTAGGTAA
- a CDS encoding hypothetical protein (At least one base has a quality score < 10), whose product MHLLLLLVTWACLVCQVFCDDVSDFLTKIPDCAGSCLVDLVSTSTCGIDVQCLCTDPKLKTQVASCVQKKCLPRDSLATLNVTSVACDFPVRDKHAQFDILAITLITITAIVVGLRFWEKLRYERKFRPDDYLVVAVFLLDLGNTIICVHGLSGNGLGRDAWLFSPDTINSYLCYLYIGQTLYASDVFLTKICVALFYLRIFPVVTVQRLIWGTIGVAALGMVIFDILAITQCQPISFYWTGWDKLHEGHCLGINPLAWAIAAVSIILDVWMLAIPIWQLVRLQMKWQRKLAVAVMFTVGTFVTIVSILRLRYLVAFGNSQNPTWDSFETCYWSVIEINVGLWCVCLPDLRILILKAFPRLGSSIDSGPRNPHQGSSAPRQQGRTPSTSRHTESTIFKGKPSQAQQEASSSTAELVEMTTFMNDSRSVV is encoded by the exons ATGCatctgctgctgttgctggtgaCGTGGGCTTGTCTCGTATGCCAAGTGTTCTGTGATGATGTCTCGGACTTTCTGACAAAGATACCAGACTGCGCT GGAAGCTGTCTTGTCGATCTCgtatcaacatcaacctgTGGCATTGACGTCCAATGTCTTTGCACCGACCCGAAACTCAAGACGCAGGTCGCAAGCTGTGTTCAGAAGAAATGCCTGCCGAGGGACTCATTAG CGACGCTGAATGTCACCTCAGTTGCTTGTGATTTTCCGGTGCGAGACAAACATGCGCAATTCGACATTTTGGCCATTACGTTGATTACAATCACGGCGATTGTGGTTGGTCTTCGGTTTTGGGAGAAGCTGCGATACGAGAGGAAGTTCAGGCCGGATGATTATCTCGTCGTAGCTGTCTTT CTACTTGATCTGGGGAACACTATTATTTGTGTTCATGGCC TTTCGGGTAATGGTCTCGGGAGAGATGCATGGCTTTTCAGCCCAGATACGATCAACAGCTATCTCTGC TACCTCTACATTGGCCAAACCCTCTATGCCTCCGATGTCTTCCTGACAAAGATATGCGTCGCCCTCTTCTACCTCCGAATCTTCCCTGTGGTAACCGTCCAACGTCTTATATGGGGTACGATCGGTGTTGCAGCCCTGGGCATGGTCATCTTCGACATATTGGCTATCACACAATGTCAGCCGATTAGCTTCTACTGGACAGGATGGGACAAGCTGCATGAAGGACATTGCCTTGGCATCAATCCATTAGCTTGGGCTATTGCAGCCGTGAGTATCATCCTGGATGTTTGGATGTTGGCCATTCCTATCTGGCAACTGGTCCGCTTGCAAATGAAGTGGCAAAGGAAGCTTGCTGTAGCAGTCATGTTTACTGTTGGTACTTT TGTCACCATTGTCAGCATTCTACGACTACGGTACTTGGTTGCTTTTGGGAACTCTCAGAACCCAACCT GGGACAGTTTCGAGACCTGTTACTGGTCAGTCATTGAGATCAACGTTGGCTTATGGTGTGTCTGTCTTCCTGATCTCCGAATCCTTATCCTCAAGGCGTTCCCAAGACTTGGAAGCTCTATCGACTCAGGTCCCAGAAATCCTCACCAAGGATCATCTGCACCCAGGCAGCAGGGAAGAACTCCGAGTACCTCGCGTCATACCGAGAGTACCATCTTCAAAGGAAAGCCAAGTCAGGCGCAGCAAGAAGCGTCGTCGAGCACGGCTGAGCTGGTTGAGATGACAACATTCATGAATGATAGTAGGAGTGTAGTTTAG